One window of the Eucalyptus grandis isolate ANBG69807.140 chromosome 6, ASM1654582v1, whole genome shotgun sequence genome contains the following:
- the LOC104451774 gene encoding zinc transporter 11 — protein MLRSLLLFLSLLLSLLLTAAAHCGDNDEDSYFSSDGDQHADMRSKSLILARILCLILVSVGTFLGGVSLYLLKWNKAFLLRGKPLAVGLFQATALMRLPMDAMEMFGHLTEKGFSSSFMLPIAGCLLTMLADSAISHVHGKMEKEQSSGSNGDLEVSECASERESQSLHAP, from the exons ATGCTtcgctctctcctcctcttcctttctctcctccTGTCCCTCCTCCTCACTGCTGCCGCCCACTGTGGGGACAACGACGAGGACTCCTACTTCTCCTCCGATGGAGACCAACATGCAGACATGCGCTCGAAGTCCCTAATCCTAGCCAGGATCTTGTGCCTCATCCTGGTCTCTGTCGGCACGTTCCTTGGCGGCGTCTCCCTGTACTTGCTGAAGTGGAACAAGGCGTTCCTGTTGCGGGGGAAGCCCTTGGCCGTAGGGCTGTTCCAGGCGACGGCGCTGATGCGCTTGCCCATGGACGCCATGGAGATGTTCGGCCACCTGACTGAGAAGGGGTTCTCCTCCTCGTTCATGCTCCCGATCGCCGGCTGCTTGCTCACCATGCTTGCCGACTCCGCTATCTCCCACGTTCATGGCAAGATGGAGAAGGAACAGAGCAGTGGCTCCAATGGCGATTTGGAGGTCTCTG AATGTGCATCAGAAAGAGAGTCCCAGTCACTGCATGCACCTTGA
- the LOC104449132 gene encoding mitochondrial import inner membrane translocase subunit TIM50 — MGIISVKIESIVLPKHPPIPPFLSLRLCKTLLQPRIAPSPDRERTREEGIENVVDRRPISSRLAALGALPALPELRRLLDPPPQGARRRLPGPHFRSAPPPAPQEPAPAPPSAEKKPWGLLKYGLAAAFTGVTAAAGYASYAYSLEEVDEKTKAFRSSIDYNTKESDSTVDKFQGLLYSAAMTVPAKAIDLYLDLRKVIEDQIQGYTEPTSDKLLPDLHPMEQHVFTLVLDLNETLVYSDWKRDRGWRTFKRPGVDDFLEHLGKFYEIVIYSDQLQMYVDPVVERLDGKQCIRYRLNRGATKYQDGKHYRDLSKLNRNPGKVIYVSGHAQESCLQPENCVEIKPWKLETDDTTLLDLIPFLEFVATRQPTDIRPVLASYEGTNIAQEFIKRSQEHQRRMQEQRQTRSFWRR, encoded by the exons ATGGGAATAATATCTGTAAAAATAGAG TCAATCGTGCTTCCCAAACACCCCCCAattcctccctttctctccctccgGCTCTGCAAAACCCTACTTCAACCCCGGATCGCTCCATCCCCGGATCGGGAGAGAACCCGCGAAGAGGGAATCGAAAATGTCGTCGATCGTCGCCCGATCTCGAGCCGCCTCGCTGCTCTCGGGGCGCTGCCGGCGCTCCCTGAGCTCCGACGCCTCCTCGATCCACCCCCACAAGGAGCCCGTCGTCGCCTCCCAGGCCCTCATTTCCGATCAGCCCCCCCCCCCGCCCCGCAGgagccggcgccggcgccgccTTCCGCGGAGAAGAAGCCCTGGGGCCTTCTCAAGTACGGCCTCGCCGCCGCCTTCACCGgcgtcaccgccgccgccggctaCGCCTCTTACG CATACTCTTTGGAGGAAGTAGATGAGAAAACAAAGGCATTTCGAAGTTCGATTGATTACAATACGAAAGAGTCTGATTCCACGGTTGAT aaATTCCAAGGGTTACTTTACTCTGCTGCTATGACAG TACCTGCCAAAGCTATTGACCTTTATTTGGATCTGAGAAAAGTAATTGAAGACCAAATTCAA GGTTATACGGAACCAACATCAGATAAGCTTCTTCCGGATTTGCATCCGATGGAACAGCATGTTTTCACACTTGTTCTCGATTTAAACGAGACACTGGTTTATTCTGATTGGAAG CGTGACAGAGGCTGGAGAACATTCAAAAGACCTGGTGTAGATGACTTCTTGGAACATCTGGGGAAATTCTATGAAATTGTCATCTACTCGGACCAGCTGCAGATG TATGTTGATCCTGTTGTTGAAAGGCTGGATGGGAAACAGTGCATACGCTATAGGCTGAACAGAGGTGCAACCAAATATCAGGATGGAAAGCACTATAGA GATCTTTCAAAGCTTAATAGAAATCCTGGAAAAGTCATTTATGTCAGTGGCCATGCACAAGAATCATGTCTTCAGCCTGAAAATTGTGTTGAAATTAAACCTTGGAAGCTCGAAACAGATGACACAACACTTTTGGATCTTATTCCATTTCTAGAAT TTGTTGCCACTAGACAACCGACCGATATTAGACCAGTGCTAGCGTCTTATGAGGGGACTAATATTGCCCAGGAGTTCATCAAACGTTCTCAAGAGCATCAAAG GCGAATGCAGGAACAGAGACAAACCAGAAGCTTCTGGCGGCGTTGA
- the LOC104449133 gene encoding LOW QUALITY PROTEIN: zinc transporter 2 (The sequence of the model RefSeq protein was modified relative to this genomic sequence to represent the inferred CDS: inserted 1 base in 1 codon), with protein sequence MSPSRLLSVSVLLSLIAAAAAHGGGDDEDSSADDQHVDLRSKSLILAKIWCLILVFVGTFVGGVSPYFLKWNEAFLVLGTQFAGGVFLGTALMHFLSDANETFGDLTEKXYPFAFMLACAGYLLTMLADCSLAYVYGKKEGQSSRSYGDLELQGSTVQGKGSSENGATHHHPPSVAVGSLSDNILLIVALCFHSVFEGIAIGVAETKADAWKALWTISLHKIFAAIAMGIALLRMMPNRPLLSCVSYAFAFAISSPIGVAIGIIIDATTQGAVADWIFAISMGLACGVFVYVSINHLLSKGYIPQRAVSVDTPIHKFLAVTLGVGVIAIVMIWDT encoded by the exons ATGTCTCCCTCTCGCCTCCTCTCCGTCTCCGTCCTCCTGTCcctcatcgccgccgccgccgcccatggCGGGGGCGACGACGAGGACTCCTCCGCCGACGACCAGCACGTTGACCTGCGGTCCAAGTCCCTGATCCTCGCCAAGATCTGGTGCCTCATCCTGGTCTTCGTCGGCACGTTCGTCGGCGGCGTGTCCCCGTACTTCCTGAAGTGGAACGAGGCGTTCCTGGTCCTGGGGACGCAGTTCGCCGGTGGGGTGTTCCTCGGGACGGCGCTGATGCACTTCCTCAGCGACGCCAACGAGACGTTCGGCGACCTGACGGAGA GGTACCCCTTCGCGTTCATGCTCGCGTGCGCCGGATACTTGCTCACCATGCTCGCAGACTGTTCTCTCGCCTACGTCTACGGCAAGAAGGAGGGGCAGAGCAGTCGCTCCTATGGCGATTTGGAGCTCCAAG GGAGCACTGTTCAGGGAAAGGGCAGCAGCGAAAACGGAGCGACCCATCATCACCCCCCCAGCGTCGCCGTGGGATCGCTCAGCGACAACATCCTGTTGATCGTAGCCCTCTGTTTCCACTCGGTCTTCGAAGGCATCGCCATTGGAGTCGCAGAAACAAAGGCAGATGCGTGGAAAGCCCTGTGGACCATTTCCCTCCACAAAATATTTGCAGCAATCGCAATGGGCATCGCCCTCCTGAGGATGATGCCCAACAGGCCGCTCTTATCCTGTGTTTCATACGCATTTGCTTTCGCGATTTCAAGCCCCATTGGCGTGGCCATAGGGATCATAATAGACGCCACCACGCAGGGTGCGGTCGCGGATTGGATCTTCGCCATCTCGATGGGTTTGGCTTGCGGCGTGTTCGTCTATGTTTCCATAAACCACTTGCTTTCCAAAGGGTACATTCCGCAGAGGGCGGTCTCCGTGGACACGCCCATTCATAAGTTCTTGGCTGTGACGCTTGGGGTCGGGGTGATTGCCATCGTGATGATCTGGGATACCTAA